One Pseudomonas sp. HOU2 genomic window carries:
- a CDS encoding LysR family transcriptional regulator produces the protein MEFKQLRSFVEVMHQGGFTQAAKTLHISQSAVSKQVAQLEQSLGTPLLERLGSQLRLTAAGSVVLQRAEGMLRLRNELLSELDDLSQLARGELRLGLPLLGSDALFAGLFAEYRRRYPNISIQLLEGGSRNIEQAVLSGELELGGSLLPKDPQFDFQPFCDEKLDALLPVDHPLAAHGEIGLEELADTPFLLYQRSFVLNDRLLQACQQLGFTPKEGGRSGQADFLVALVAAGQGVVLLPSVVARALQRPGVVRLTLRAPDYLRWDIAFIWRRGAYLSKAAQAWLALLRERAISP, from the coding sequence ATGGAATTCAAACAGCTGCGCAGTTTTGTCGAAGTCATGCATCAGGGCGGCTTCACCCAGGCGGCGAAAACCCTGCACATCAGCCAGTCGGCGGTGAGCAAGCAAGTCGCGCAACTGGAGCAGAGCCTCGGCACGCCGTTGCTCGAACGGCTCGGCTCACAGTTGCGCCTGACCGCCGCGGGCAGCGTGGTGCTGCAACGCGCCGAAGGCATGTTGCGTTTGCGCAATGAGTTGCTCAGTGAACTGGATGATTTGAGCCAACTGGCTCGCGGTGAACTGCGCCTCGGCCTGCCGCTGCTGGGCAGCGATGCACTGTTCGCCGGGCTGTTTGCCGAGTATCGGCGGCGCTACCCGAACATCAGCATTCAATTGCTTGAGGGCGGCAGCCGCAATATCGAGCAGGCGGTGCTCAGCGGCGAACTGGAGTTGGGCGGCAGCCTGCTGCCGAAAGATCCGCAGTTCGACTTCCAGCCTTTCTGTGATGAAAAGCTCGATGCGCTGCTGCCGGTGGATCATCCGTTGGCAGCACACGGCGAGATTGGTCTTGAGGAATTGGCCGACACGCCGTTCCTGCTGTATCAGCGCAGCTTTGTGCTCAATGACCGTCTACTGCAGGCCTGCCAGCAACTGGGCTTTACCCCGAAAGAAGGCGGGCGCAGTGGCCAGGCGGATTTTCTCGTGGCACTGGTGGCCGCCGGGCAAGGCGTGGTGCTGCTGCCCAGCGTGGTCGCCCGGGCACTGCAGCGTCCGGGCGTGGTGCGCCTGACCCTGCGCGCGCCGGATTACTTGCGTTGGGACATCGCGTTCATCTGGCGCCGGGGTGCCTATCTGTCGAAAGCTGCGCAGGCGTGGCTGGCTTTGCTGCGCGAGCGCGCGATCAGCCCTTGA
- a CDS encoding flavodoxin — protein MKVAILSGSVYGTAEEVARHAQNLLKDAGFETFYNPRASLADLQAFGPEAFLAVTSTTGMGELPDNLVPLYSSIRDQLPMAWRGLPGAVIGLGDASYGDTFCGGGELMRELFAELGVREVQEMLRLDASESVTPETDAEPWLAQLIATLKG, from the coding sequence ATGAAAGTCGCCATCCTCTCCGGCTCGGTTTACGGCACGGCCGAAGAAGTCGCCCGTCACGCGCAGAACCTGCTGAAAGACGCCGGTTTTGAAACCTTCTACAACCCGCGCGCCAGCCTGGCGGACCTTCAGGCGTTCGGCCCTGAAGCGTTTCTCGCGGTGACCTCGACCACCGGCATGGGTGAGTTGCCGGATAATCTGGTGCCGCTGTATTCGAGCATTCGCGATCAACTGCCAATGGCCTGGCGCGGTTTGCCGGGCGCGGTGATCGGTTTGGGCGATGCCAGTTACGGCGATACGTTCTGTGGCGGCGGCGAACTGATGCGTGAGTTGTTCGCCGAGCTGGGCGTGCGCGAAGTGCAGGAGATGCTGCGTCTGGACGCCAGCGAAAGCGTGACCCCGGAAACCGACGCCGAGCCATGGCTGGCGCAACTGATCGCCACGCTCAAGGGCTGA
- a CDS encoding class II aldolase/adducin family protein, with protein sequence MSVAPVQSSLDVKDQVSAAEWQTRVDLAACYRLVALHGWDDLIFTHISAKVPGTEDFLINPFGLMFHEITASSLVKVDQAGNKLMDSPYEINPAGYTIHSAVHEVRHDVVCVLHTHTASGVAVSAQKQGVLPISQQSLFVLSSLAYHAYEGVALNHEEKARLQADLGENNFLMLHNHGLLTCGNTIADTFLMMFTFQRACDIQVMAQTGGAELIAIEPQILAGAKAMIAGVTKSAQGMGGALAWPALLRKLDKQDPGYKL encoded by the coding sequence GTGAGCGTAGCCCCCGTCCAGTCGTCCCTTGATGTCAAAGACCAGGTCAGTGCCGCGGAATGGCAGACTCGGGTCGATCTTGCCGCCTGCTATCGACTGGTGGCGTTGCATGGCTGGGACGACCTGATCTTCACCCACATCTCGGCCAAGGTGCCGGGCACCGAAGACTTCCTGATCAACCCGTTCGGGTTGATGTTCCATGAGATCACCGCGTCGAGCCTGGTCAAAGTCGATCAGGCCGGCAACAAGCTCATGGACAGTCCCTACGAAATCAATCCCGCCGGTTACACCATCCACAGCGCCGTTCACGAAGTGCGGCACGATGTGGTTTGTGTGCTGCACACCCACACCGCATCCGGTGTCGCGGTGTCGGCGCAAAAGCAGGGCGTGTTGCCGATCAGTCAGCAGTCGCTGTTCGTGCTGTCGAGCCTGGCTTATCACGCCTATGAAGGCGTGGCGCTGAATCATGAAGAGAAGGCCCGTTTGCAGGCCGATCTGGGCGAGAACAATTTCCTGATGCTGCACAACCACGGTCTGCTGACCTGTGGCAACACCATCGCCGACACCTTTCTGATGATGTTCACCTTTCAGCGCGCCTGCGATATTCAGGTCATGGCGCAAACCGGCGGTGCTGAACTGATCGCCATCGAACCGCAGATCCTCGCGGGCGCCAAAGCGATGATCGCCGGCGTGACCAAAAGTGCTCAAGGCATGGGCGGCGCGCTGGCCTGGCCGGCGCTGCTGCGCAAACTCGATAAACAAGACCCCGGATATAAACTCTGA
- a CDS encoding LrgB family protein — protein MTLEWMPMFWLAFTLLAYLFSRWIYRRTGRYLLSPLILVPALLLALAVPLHTAYAEYSSNTHWLMLVLGPVTVAFAVPIWQQRRLLMQHWSALLLGMFAGSAASIATSFGLARALALDSSVTMSLVPRSITTPFAMPLAQDLGGVPELTAVFVMFTGVFGAMLGGVLLKWLPLRSALARGALFGVGAHGAGVSRAHEVGGEEGSVAGLVMVLTGLLNLFAAPLLASLL, from the coding sequence ATGACGCTTGAATGGATGCCGATGTTCTGGCTCGCCTTCACCCTGCTGGCGTATCTGTTCAGTCGCTGGATTTATCGGCGTACCGGACGTTATCTGCTGTCGCCGCTGATTCTGGTGCCGGCGCTGCTGCTGGCCCTCGCCGTGCCGCTGCACACCGCCTACGCCGAATATTCCAGCAACACTCACTGGTTGATGCTGGTACTCGGCCCGGTGACGGTCGCTTTCGCGGTGCCGATCTGGCAGCAGCGGCGATTGCTCATGCAGCATTGGTCCGCGTTGTTGCTGGGCATGTTCGCCGGCAGTGCCGCGTCGATTGCCACCTCGTTCGGTCTGGCCAGGGCACTGGCGCTCGACAGCTCGGTGACGATGTCACTGGTGCCACGTTCGATCACCACGCCGTTCGCCATGCCACTGGCGCAGGATCTCGGTGGTGTGCCGGAACTGACCGCGGTGTTCGTGATGTTCACTGGCGTGTTCGGCGCGATGCTCGGTGGCGTGTTGCTCAAGTGGCTGCCGTTGCGCAGTGCCCTGGCGCGCGGTGCGTTGTTCGGGGTTGGCGCGCACGGCGCAGGCGTCAGTCGGGCGCATGAAGTGGGCGGTGAAGAAGGCTCGGTGGCGGGGCTGGTGATGGTGCTGACCGGGTTGCTCAATCTGTTCGCCGCGCCTTTGTTGGCGTCGTTGCTTTGA
- a CDS encoding CidA/LrgA family protein, with amino-acid sequence MNAASLKYLSRLFAELAVLLGLYLLGCQIAAWLAWPIPGGVIGMTLLLLAFAFGWVKPAALQLGAGLLMAEMLLFFIPALMSLLDYGALLRNDGWRILLVIGASTLMVMLVTAFTVELAVRLRRSHDA; translated from the coding sequence ATGAACGCCGCATCCCTCAAATATCTTTCCCGTCTATTCGCAGAACTGGCCGTGCTGCTCGGTCTCTACCTGCTCGGCTGCCAGATCGCCGCGTGGCTGGCCTGGCCGATTCCCGGCGGCGTCATCGGCATGACTTTGTTGCTGCTGGCGTTCGCGTTTGGCTGGGTCAAACCGGCGGCGCTGCAACTGGGTGCCGGGTTGCTGATGGCCGAGATGCTGTTGTTCTTTATTCCGGCACTGATGAGTCTGCTCGACTACGGCGCACTGCTGCGCAATGACGGCTGGCGGATTCTGCTGGTGATCGGCGCCAGCACACTGATGGTGATGCTCGTGACCGCATTCACCGTCGAGTTGGCCGTGCGCCTGAGGCGGTCCCATGACGCTTGA